Proteins from a single region of Chryseobacterium sp. T16E-39:
- a CDS encoding tape measure protein, whose product MNTSQGALYFGAGIDLQQWRRDINSMRRDIVGLGQTVSQESRNMDSSFKNLSVGIASYFSASALKSFVMELINVRGEFQKTEIAFTTMLGNAIEAKALMGDMVNLAAKTPFSLQDVSSGAKQLLAFQIPADQVVDTLTRLGNIAAGLSVPLARINLVYGQVKAKGKLMGDDLRQFTEAGIPMVAELAKKFGKTTSEISDMVSAGKIGFKDVQDVLFSMTNEGGMFFNLMEKQSKSLSGQVANLGDAWDQMLNKIGEANEGILSDGIQGLTYLVEHYQDVIQVISTLVAAYGTYKAVLITVNALQKAQIWIEGTLAAVRFAQGISGMTKAQLLFNAAANANPYVLLASGIAAVVAAMVYFRTANYDAKEEAEKLTAALEFQQQVSDSVAAAYKRSSANIVGAVEKEIVILKSSYSTLEMRKKAYENLTKTNKSFIGTVDAEYRATVKLSDAYTALVSRLKELAIAKGKAALLEEYSKKKAQADLDLVLKQDAYEKQRAANIKKRAENAKKENIGAGMYREFKLEEGIDYSAYNPAKAAIKTRDEINKQFNILADDVAKGINDATKKNDKELRDAWSNIGDAALDSGPKKGTQEWYEEEIKRLEDLKKKAVVGSKAWNAYRDQIEKYRDLLNPKKEKKDNKQLAEIIPEGSIEELQRRANLLQKAYDTAANGVVKLRTVDKYGNDKDKKGNPYLTGEVISSQEASDRLEKINEEIKARQYKSFQERMEEGERQWNNYYKIAEYYGKETADAQYKELFKGSQNYLQFLEKQEEALKNLSDQGIISDQQKQDLIFLQEKIRSLNGTETPLEGFKRGIDDSLKKLPSLVDQLEFLEKAEDAAFEKAGGNSKDFLEKKLYFTEQKRNILQSQQDTYSEFLKEQRTFEERKLAIEKEYDLIRDKIAKDKTTTPEQKTDLTEKANKKQAKDISNMSLELFQKTDLWVKAFGDLSKIGPKTLEKMRLQFKAFLESSAGLSLKTEDLIAYQDVYKKLGEMTASRDPFKAISISVDNYKQKRKELYDIEIKSGKGSDKYKEKLEETNQAFVNIIEVTATAANATLDVVSTIGDAFGGLSDELKQTLAEVQQLIDGIINAVAGYFSGNYGQMISGIVQVVSAMVKLLGDDKHYERNIKEWQRAVEDLKTSYDELQNSIEKTAGEAAIQMQRGLVENLTEQKRLLTQMRDEEQKKKKVDQDKITSLNGQISQVGQQIESVMDNFKKSVTSTDFKELSENLANAMIDAFGKGEDAAASFDKIVDDVMRNAVANALKIKILEPAIEEMVNKLYSSMGFGNGNSNANDAQISKYQQDIKDIEDKIKTAESASYYSPENTKYVLALKAEKQRVLDLIGALKAQMAATPVGGSFDGLTAEEREKIKAMGEDAMKKYMEALKQYQDLFGESAENAQGLKGDIKGITEKTAGELEAQFNAVRINIAAVLKIMQTNQTVANSQTVLLSQIETNTRKLHNMDKTLSEINSKTKNGLAGI is encoded by the coding sequence ATGAACACCAGTCAAGGAGCTTTATATTTCGGTGCGGGAATAGACTTGCAACAATGGCGTAGAGACATAAACTCTATGCGTAGAGATATAGTTGGACTGGGACAAACAGTTTCTCAAGAATCCCGTAATATGGATTCTTCTTTCAAAAATCTATCTGTTGGTATTGCAAGTTATTTTTCTGCATCAGCACTTAAAAGCTTTGTTATGGAGCTTATTAATGTAAGAGGTGAATTTCAGAAAACAGAGATAGCCTTTACCACCATGCTGGGTAATGCCATTGAGGCAAAGGCCCTAATGGGTGATATGGTTAATCTTGCTGCTAAAACACCTTTTTCATTGCAAGACGTTTCTTCAGGTGCAAAACAATTACTAGCATTTCAAATTCCAGCCGATCAAGTCGTTGACACTCTTACAAGGCTTGGAAATATTGCTGCTGGATTATCTGTACCGCTAGCTAGAATAAACCTCGTTTATGGCCAGGTAAAAGCTAAAGGTAAGCTGATGGGCGATGACCTTCGACAGTTTACAGAAGCAGGTATTCCGATGGTTGCGGAACTCGCTAAGAAGTTCGGTAAAACGACATCTGAAATTTCTGATATGGTATCAGCTGGTAAAATAGGCTTCAAAGACGTTCAGGATGTTTTATTCTCCATGACAAATGAAGGAGGTATGTTCTTCAATCTAATGGAGAAACAATCTAAATCTCTTTCCGGTCAGGTTGCCAATTTGGGTGATGCTTGGGATCAAATGTTAAACAAGATTGGAGAAGCTAACGAGGGTATTCTATCTGATGGAATTCAGGGATTAACCTATTTAGTTGAGCATTACCAAGATGTTATACAGGTAATATCAACATTAGTTGCTGCTTATGGAACTTATAAGGCTGTTTTAATCACAGTTAACGCCTTGCAAAAAGCTCAGATATGGATTGAGGGAACTCTAGCGGCTGTTAGGTTCGCCCAGGGAATATCTGGTATGACTAAAGCGCAGTTATTATTTAATGCTGCAGCTAATGCAAACCCATATGTTTTATTAGCATCTGGAATTGCTGCTGTTGTTGCCGCAATGGTTTATTTTAGAACGGCTAATTATGATGCTAAAGAAGAAGCAGAAAAACTAACCGCTGCCCTAGAATTTCAACAACAAGTTAGTGATTCCGTTGCAGCTGCCTATAAAAGAAGTAGTGCAAATATTGTTGGTGCCGTCGAAAAGGAAATTGTAATACTTAAATCGAGCTATTCGACGCTTGAAATGCGCAAAAAAGCATATGAAAACCTAACAAAAACAAATAAGTCCTTTATAGGAACGGTAGATGCGGAATACAGAGCTACTGTTAAACTTTCAGATGCCTATACTGCTTTAGTGTCACGCTTGAAAGAACTTGCTATCGCAAAAGGAAAAGCAGCACTTCTTGAAGAATATTCCAAGAAAAAGGCACAAGCAGATCTTGATTTAGTTTTAAAGCAAGATGCCTACGAAAAACAGAGAGCAGCTAATATTAAAAAAAGAGCTGAAAATGCGAAGAAGGAAAATATTGGGGCTGGTATGTATCGTGAATTTAAACTCGAAGAGGGTATAGATTACTCAGCATACAACCCTGCTAAAGCTGCTATAAAAACGCGTGATGAAATTAATAAGCAATTTAATATTCTGGCTGACGATGTTGCTAAAGGTATAAATGATGCGACCAAAAAAAATGATAAAGAATTACGTGACGCCTGGAGTAATATAGGTGATGCAGCATTAGATTCCGGACCTAAGAAAGGTACTCAAGAATGGTATGAAGAAGAGATAAAGAGATTAGAAGATCTAAAGAAAAAAGCAGTTGTGGGCTCAAAGGCATGGAATGCTTATCGTGACCAGATCGAAAAATATCGTGACTTATTAAATCCTAAAAAGGAGAAGAAAGACAATAAGCAACTTGCAGAAATAATTCCAGAAGGATCTATTGAAGAGCTTCAAAGACGTGCAAATTTATTGCAAAAAGCTTATGATACCGCCGCAAATGGTGTTGTAAAGTTGAGAACTGTCGATAAATATGGTAACGACAAAGATAAAAAAGGTAATCCATACTTAACAGGCGAGGTAATAAGTTCTCAAGAAGCATCTGATCGTCTTGAAAAAATAAATGAAGAAATAAAAGCTCGTCAATATAAAAGTTTTCAAGAAAGAATGGAGGAAGGCGAAAGGCAGTGGAATAACTATTATAAAATTGCTGAATATTATGGAAAAGAAACAGCTGATGCTCAATATAAAGAATTATTTAAAGGTTCTCAGAACTATCTACAATTTTTAGAAAAACAGGAAGAAGCTTTAAAAAATCTTTCTGATCAAGGCATCATTTCTGACCAACAAAAGCAAGATCTTATTTTCCTTCAAGAAAAAATCAGATCATTAAATGGCACAGAAACTCCATTAGAAGGATTTAAAAGAGGTATTGACGATTCTCTGAAAAAGTTACCTTCTTTGGTTGATCAACTTGAATTTTTAGAAAAAGCAGAAGATGCAGCTTTTGAGAAAGCAGGCGGAAATTCAAAAGATTTCTTAGAAAAGAAATTATATTTCACTGAACAAAAACGAAACATTCTTCAATCTCAGCAGGATACTTATTCAGAATTTCTGAAAGAGCAAAGGACTTTTGAGGAAAGAAAACTGGCAATTGAAAAAGAATATGATCTTATTCGAGATAAGATTGCAAAAGACAAAACAACTACACCTGAACAAAAAACAGATTTAACTGAAAAAGCAAATAAAAAGCAAGCTAAAGATATTTCTAATATGTCGTTAGAGCTTTTCCAAAAAACTGATTTATGGGTTAAAGCTTTTGGTGATCTTTCAAAAATTGGACCTAAAACGCTTGAAAAAATGCGTTTACAGTTTAAGGCATTTCTAGAATCAAGCGCTGGACTTTCTTTAAAAACAGAGGATTTAATAGCATATCAGGATGTCTATAAAAAGCTTGGAGAAATGACAGCAAGTAGAGATCCCTTTAAAGCAATATCAATATCTGTAGATAATTATAAGCAGAAAAGAAAAGAGCTTTATGATATAGAAATAAAATCAGGAAAGGGCAGTGATAAATACAAAGAGAAGCTCGAAGAAACCAATCAAGCATTCGTAAATATTATTGAAGTAACTGCAACTGCGGCTAATGCGACCCTAGATGTTGTATCAACAATTGGAGATGCATTCGGTGGTCTGTCAGATGAATTAAAACAAACTTTAGCTGAAGTACAACAGTTGATCGATGGAATTATAAATGCTGTTGCTGGATATTTCTCTGGAAATTATGGGCAAATGATTTCCGGAATCGTTCAGGTTGTTAGTGCAATGGTTAAGTTACTAGGGGATGATAAGCACTATGAGAGAAATATAAAGGAATGGCAAAGAGCTGTTGAAGACCTTAAAACTTCTTATGATGAACTACAAAATTCTATAGAGAAAACAGCAGGTGAAGCAGCAATCCAAATGCAACGAGGATTAGTTGAAAACCTAACCGAGCAAAAAAGACTTCTTACACAGATGCGTGATGAAGAACAGAAGAAGAAAAAAGTTGATCAAGATAAAATAACGAGTTTAAATGGTCAAATAAGTCAAGTGGGACAGCAGATTGAATCTGTTATGGACAATTTTAAAAAGAGCGTAACATCTACTGACTTTAAAGAATTATCTGAGAATCTTGCAAATGCAATGATTGATGCTTTCGGTAAGGGTGAGGATGCAGCAGCTTCTTTCGATAAGATCGTGGATGATGTTATGCGAAATGCGGTAGCAAATGCCTTAAAAATAAAAATACTTGAGCCTGCTATTGAGGAAATGGTGAATAAGCTTTATTCTTCAATGGGATTTGGTAATGGAAACTCAAATGCAAATGATGCGCAGATCTCAAAGTACCAACAAGATATAAAAGATATTGAAGATAAAATTAAAACTGCTGAAAGTGCAAGTTATTACAGTCCTGAAAACACCAAATATGTTTTAGCATTAAAAGCTGAAAAACAAAGAGTTTTAGACTTAATCGGAGCTTTAAAAGCACAAATGGCTGCAACACCGGTAGGTGGTAGTTTCGATGGTCTTACCGCAGAAGAAAGAGAGAAGATTAAAGCAATGGGCGAGGATGCTATGAAGAAGTACATGGAAGCTCTAAAGCAATATCAAGATCTTTTCGGAGAATCCGCGGAAAATGCCCAAGGATTAAAAGGAGATATAAAAGGTATCACAGAAAAAACAGCAGGTGAATTAGAGGCTCAATTTAATGCTGTGCGTATAAATATAGCCGCAGTTCTGAAAATAATGCAAACTAACCAGACAGTTGCCAATAGTCAAACAGTATTGCTTTCTCAAATTGAAACAAACACTCGAAAGCTTCACAACATGGACAAGACACTATCTGAAATTAATTCTAAAACTAAAAACGGACTAGCAGGTATATAA
- a CDS encoding DUF6706 family protein, which yields MTIGDYIKEKLSTWSVEFSDDLIALELSRLNLVSSDTITGETNLDKFFYTIIPDLISMPSSISEGGFSIGYDKPSLLKYYSMLARKLGLPDLLSENTITDITSKWG from the coding sequence ATGACTATCGGGGATTACATAAAAGAAAAATTGTCTACATGGTCGGTTGAGTTTTCCGATGATCTGATTGCGCTTGAATTATCACGCTTGAATTTAGTATCATCCGATACCATTACCGGAGAAACAAATCTTGATAAGTTCTTTTATACCATAATCCCCGATCTTATTTCAATGCCTTCAAGTATTTCTGAGGGTGGTTTTTCAATCGGTTACGATAAACCTTCTCTTTTGAAATATTACTCAATGTTAGCGAGAAAACTAGGATTGCCTGATTTGCTTTCTGAAAATACAATTACTGATATCACTTCGAAATGGGGATAA
- a CDS encoding major capsid protein, translating into MADILLNKIIPEYNNPDLLAYLDTNPLNDLGYKTYFPTQYKSGLTFGSLEGTTGAKVIAPLVAKDSNVILKGRDNAEALKGEMPKSEVGRVKTETDFFRIQDLRNSLALNRSNTSISNQILDNIYDDALFVRNSINATMEYMSKSLLSQGLYDMNGIKIDFGVTTQNATSDWFDPANAATFDPIKEFQKQQKVALAKGYRYVKAVTDLATFNQLAASEKVIKFTASFAQNALGLAQTPTLAQINSALLAQNLPTIEIWESYVNEEDQDGTLTSKSGWILGNIHLSGTADFGNLQYTISPEASIDLNESTKETVDEFILLSAIGSAAPMRMLTKAAAFATPVLNNVKKRLILKTKLA; encoded by the coding sequence ATGGCAGATATATTATTAAATAAAATTATTCCGGAGTACAACAATCCTGATTTGTTAGCCTACTTGGACACGAATCCACTAAATGATTTGGGTTATAAAACATATTTCCCAACACAATATAAAAGTGGATTGACCTTCGGAAGTTTAGAAGGAACTACTGGTGCTAAGGTGATTGCTCCGCTTGTTGCTAAGGACTCAAATGTAATTCTTAAAGGTAGAGACAATGCTGAAGCATTAAAAGGTGAAATGCCAAAATCTGAAGTAGGTCGTGTGAAAACGGAAACTGATTTTTTCAGAATTCAGGATCTTAGAAATTCTCTAGCACTAAATAGATCGAATACAAGCATTAGCAATCAAATTTTGGATAACATCTATGATGACGCCTTGTTTGTTAGAAATTCTATTAATGCAACAATGGAGTACATGTCTAAATCATTGCTTTCGCAGGGATTATATGATATGAATGGTATTAAAATAGATTTTGGAGTAACGACACAAAATGCTACTTCAGATTGGTTTGATCCAGCAAATGCAGCAACTTTTGACCCTATTAAGGAGTTTCAAAAACAACAGAAGGTAGCTCTTGCAAAAGGTTACAGATATGTTAAAGCTGTTACGGACTTAGCTACATTCAATCAATTGGCTGCATCTGAAAAAGTAATCAAGTTTACTGCATCATTCGCTCAAAACGCACTAGGTTTAGCCCAAACGCCAACATTGGCTCAGATTAATTCTGCATTACTAGCTCAAAACCTACCGACAATTGAAATTTGGGAAAGCTACGTAAACGAAGAAGATCAAGATGGAACATTAACGTCAAAAAGTGGTTGGATATTAGGAAATATTCACCTTTCCGGAACTGCTGACTTTGGAAATCTTCAGTATACTATTTCTCCTGAAGCTTCTATTGACTTAAATGAGTCCACCAAAGAAACTGTTGATGAATTCATTTTGCTATCTGCTATTGGTAGTGCAGCACCAATGCGAATGCTTACTAAAGCTGCTGCATTTGCAACGCCAGTGTTGAACAACGTTAAAAAACGTCTAATCCTGAAAACTAAGTTAGCATAA
- a CDS encoding DUF4160 domain-containing protein, with protein sequence MDSQEDVYGKIFSDLLNRYWQYSDEVIEVMLQIDGYEIKQLVEKLDDLTVVIYTNDHNPPHFHVVNKDKTINAKFKIENGEQLTGELTYKQLKRIKAFYQSPRVKPLMEKIWSKRE encoded by the coding sequence ATGGATTCTCAAGAAGATGTGTACGGTAAGATATTTTCTGACCTCTTAAATAGATATTGGCAGTATTCAGACGAAGTCATTGAAGTAATGTTACAGATTGATGGGTATGAAATTAAACAACTTGTTGAGAAATTAGATGATTTAACAGTTGTGATTTATACAAATGACCATAATCCACCGCACTTCCATGTAGTGAATAAAGACAAAACAATCAATGCGAAATTTAAAATTGAAAACGGAGAACAACTTACAGGAGAATTAACCTATAAGCAGTTAAAAAGGATAAAAGCATTTTATCAATCTCCTAGAGTAAAGCCTTTAATGGAAAAGATTTGGAGCAAAAGGGAATAG
- a CDS encoding phage portal protein yields the protein MDEKFNNLQTIGEKIAYLKDNGIPLPNIEQYNAEWDETRHRIMTDLYNYPDRIVEYEYTDELGQKKEGKRIEKLNRIPLAYQKEIVANAVTFLYGNPVKYTNNLEDVSMYDAYLKILDKEKIIFLDREIAKSNGRFTQCAELWWVDEEPNNYYGFPSQFRLKINILTPDKNKMYPYFNEQGDMIAFLREYEKRIEGVKVKYYEIYTAERIAILRDGNGGIELVSETANNIGKIPIVFYQFENVEWSKVQKAIERLEEISSDAGEVNKKFSAPILALNGEVTGSFSKDKTGKVLQLKGDNSRAEFVQPPNASDSLANEKEDLESILYKMTNSVNISPEALEGMGNMLATENAAYLFMLPHLKVMDKMSVYVPALKRRMSIVKSFLQLMNASFRNSDLDAEPVITPYIINNEAKFYEMLMTVNGNQPLFSQKSTMERAGVKNVDEEIAEINSEMEKKAGNDLL from the coding sequence ATGGACGAAAAATTTAATAATCTACAGACCATCGGAGAAAAAATCGCTTATCTTAAAGATAACGGAATTCCCTTGCCAAATATTGAGCAATACAATGCTGAATGGGATGAAACCAGACACAGGATTATGACGGATTTATATAATTATCCGGATAGGATTGTTGAGTATGAATACACTGATGAATTAGGTCAAAAGAAAGAAGGGAAACGCATCGAGAAACTCAACCGTATTCCTTTAGCCTATCAAAAAGAGATTGTTGCAAATGCAGTTACGTTCCTATATGGCAATCCTGTTAAGTATACCAATAACCTAGAAGATGTTTCAATGTATGATGCTTACCTTAAAATTTTGGATAAGGAAAAAATAATCTTCTTAGATCGTGAGATTGCAAAATCAAATGGCCGTTTTACTCAGTGTGCTGAACTTTGGTGGGTAGACGAAGAGCCGAATAATTATTACGGGTTTCCATCACAGTTTAGATTAAAGATAAACATACTCACCCCAGACAAAAATAAAATGTACCCTTATTTTAATGAACAGGGAGATATGATTGCTTTTCTTAGGGAATATGAGAAGAGAATTGAAGGGGTGAAGGTCAAGTATTACGAAATCTATACAGCTGAAAGGATTGCTATTTTAAGAGATGGAAATGGAGGAATTGAATTAGTTTCTGAGACAGCAAATAATATAGGGAAAATTCCAATCGTTTTCTATCAATTTGAAAATGTTGAATGGTCTAAAGTTCAAAAGGCCATTGAAAGGCTTGAAGAAATTTCAAGTGATGCAGGAGAAGTAAATAAGAAGTTTTCTGCACCTATTCTGGCATTAAATGGTGAAGTAACCGGAAGTTTTTCTAAAGACAAAACAGGAAAAGTACTACAGCTGAAAGGAGACAATTCACGAGCAGAATTTGTGCAACCACCAAATGCCAGCGATTCACTCGCTAATGAAAAGGAAGATCTTGAAAGCATCTTATACAAAATGACCAACTCTGTAAACATTTCACCGGAAGCCTTGGAAGGAATGGGAAACATGCTGGCAACTGAAAACGCAGCCTACTTGTTTATGCTTCCTCATTTGAAGGTAATGGATAAAATGAGCGTTTATGTGCCTGCATTGAAGCGTAGAATGTCTATTGTGAAATCTTTCCTTCAGCTCATGAATGCTTCTTTCAGAAATTCAGATTTAGATGCTGAACCAGTGATTACCCCATACATCATAAACAATGAAGCTAAATTCTATGAAATGCTTATGACTGTTAATGGAAATCAACCATTATTTAGCCAGAAATCAACAATGGAAAGAGCTGGAGTAAAGAATGTAGATGAAGAAATTGCAGAAATCAACTCTGAAATGGAAAAGAAAGCTGGTAATGATCTATTATGA
- a CDS encoding PBSX family phage terminase large subunit, producing the protein MQKKKTEDDVLTLSDKYEPLFQWLSAEKGDPLYSVNTVVITGGRYSQKSFGIGTFSGIATKDFNHRILYTRYTLTSAKDSIIPEFEEKLSLLNCHDEFKVTKDSIKGIYNDSKIVFKGIKTGSGNQTASLKSLKNFSIFILDEAEEMPDFTTWDKIKKSMRALDVRNLSILSLNPATEEHWIHEELFEGKGVEAGFNGIVGNVLYIHSTYRDIEREFISDDTWQEYEELRQIFETWKALSGTEKADHDPKLVKKAKYYLHTILGGWLNKAEGVVFEDWEEGEFVDNGKAIFGQDYGFSVDPTTLIKVCIEKSLKKIYLKEYLYRTKMTTTQIYDFNKEFAGETLIVADSAEPRLIEELRKKGNNVIAAEKGPGSVSGGIARMLDYTLVVDPESKNLKKELNNYVWHDKKSNTPIDDWNHLIDPIRYVVLELTEAPNNNLSRIASLI; encoded by the coding sequence GTGCAAAAGAAAAAGACTGAAGATGATGTATTAACCTTATCGGATAAGTATGAACCCTTATTCCAATGGTTAAGTGCAGAAAAGGGTGATCCTCTTTATTCTGTCAATACTGTTGTAATAACAGGAGGGAGATATTCCCAGAAGTCTTTTGGTATTGGTACGTTTTCTGGAATAGCTACCAAAGATTTTAATCATCGGATTCTCTATACTCGTTACACTTTAACATCAGCAAAAGATTCTATTATACCTGAATTTGAAGAAAAACTATCATTACTAAATTGTCATGATGAATTTAAGGTGACAAAGGATAGTATAAAGGGAATTTACAATGATAGTAAGATTGTTTTCAAAGGAATAAAGACAGGTTCAGGAAATCAAACCGCTTCCTTGAAGTCTTTAAAGAATTTCTCAATATTTATTCTTGACGAAGCTGAAGAAATGCCAGATTTCACGACATGGGATAAGATTAAGAAATCAATGAGAGCATTAGATGTAAGAAATCTCTCTATTCTCTCATTAAACCCAGCAACGGAAGAACATTGGATCCACGAAGAGTTATTTGAGGGGAAAGGAGTAGAAGCAGGATTCAATGGAATAGTTGGAAATGTTCTTTATATACATTCAACATACCGAGATATTGAACGTGAATTTATCTCTGATGATACCTGGCAAGAATATGAAGAGTTAAGGCAGATCTTTGAAACTTGGAAAGCATTATCTGGTACGGAAAAAGCTGACCATGATCCTAAGCTTGTAAAAAAAGCTAAATATTATCTACATACTATACTGGGTGGATGGCTCAATAAAGCGGAAGGTGTTGTCTTTGAAGATTGGGAAGAAGGAGAGTTTGTTGATAACGGAAAAGCAATATTTGGTCAAGATTATGGATTCTCCGTCGATCCTACGACTTTAATAAAAGTGTGTATTGAAAAGTCTCTTAAGAAGATATATCTGAAAGAGTATCTGTACCGAACAAAAATGACCACTACGCAGATATATGACTTTAATAAGGAATTTGCAGGTGAAACCCTTATAGTTGCTGATTCGGCTGAACCAAGATTGATTGAAGAATTACGAAAGAAAGGAAATAATGTCATTGCAGCAGAAAAAGGACCAGGATCCGTAAGTGGTGGAATTGCCCGAATGCTTGATTATACCCTTGTTGTAGATCCAGAGAGTAAAAACCTCAAAAAAGAATTAAATAACTATGTGTGGCATGATAAGAAATCAAATACTCCAATTGATGATTGGAATCACCTTATTGATCCGATCAGATATGTTGTATTAGAACTTACAGAAGCACCAAATAATAACCTCAGCAGAATAGCATCTTTAATATAA
- a CDS encoding terminase: protein MATRGRKVKYNPNLHPKQVLKYTLLGLTDKQLAGVLGIVESTLNLWKKKYPEFSESIRAGKIDADANVASTLYKRSLGHTQVKQYAFKVKGYDEKGRQIEKVEIVEVEEYFPPSDNAINMWLSNRQRKTWGSKSEIEHSGELKGKTTIVFSKGAKEKD from the coding sequence ATGGCAACAAGAGGTAGAAAAGTAAAGTATAATCCTAATTTACATCCTAAACAGGTGTTAAAATACACATTGCTTGGTTTAACAGATAAGCAGTTAGCTGGTGTGTTAGGAATTGTTGAATCTACCTTGAACCTTTGGAAAAAGAAATATCCAGAATTTTCGGAGTCCATACGCGCGGGAAAAATAGATGCTGATGCAAATGTTGCTTCCACTCTTTATAAAAGGTCTCTAGGGCATACCCAAGTAAAACAATATGCTTTCAAAGTAAAAGGATATGATGAAAAAGGTAGGCAAATTGAAAAAGTTGAGATTGTAGAGGTTGAAGAATATTTTCCTCCATCAGATAACGCAATTAATATGTGGCTGAGTAACCGTCAACGTAAGACATGGGGAAGTAAAAGTGAAATTGAGCATTCAGGTGAATTGAAAGGTAAAACAACAATTGTGTTCTCAAAAGGTGCAAAAGAAAAAGACTGA